Sequence from the candidate division WOR-3 bacterium genome:
CCAAGATTAATCTTCATAACCAGGAAATTCGGATTTGGCGTTCCCGGACCGACACTGGTGGTTGGACCACAGACCACCATTGTCGTATCTGGAGCGGCGATCAAAGACCTGTCGTTAATAACCTTTTCCGAACCGCCAGGCCAGCCATAATTCCACGAACCCTGTAGTGCGCCTGCATAATTAAATATCCCTACAAAAAGATTTGCCGGATCTTGGGATGGCGTATAACTATTTGTCCACCCTGCAACAAAGATGTTGCGCATATTGTCAATCGCCACTGAGGACGCCTCCTCATTAGAATCGCCCGGAACAACCCGAACCCAAGAAGGGCGCCCCGCACCGTTCAACTTCAAGAGATAGGCATCAAAATTAGATGGGCTTGTCACCTTTGCCCGACCACAAATCACATAACCAGAATCCAATGTCTGCACAATTGACCTGCCCTCATCCTCCCTATGATTGGGAGACATCCAGTAAACTCGAAACCACTGAAAAAGCCCGGTGGAGTCCAGTTTCAGGACGAAGATATTGGGTGTTGGCAAAGGTCCATAACTGTGTGTCAACCCGGTAAGGGCAAAACCGCGGTCAAAGGTCTCAACGATTGACAAAGGGATATCCTCCTCTTCACCCCCATAAACATAACTCCAGAGTAAGCTGCCGTTCGCAGAAAATTTGGCAACAAAGATGTTGGCGGCTGGCAAACCCACTCCAAAACTCCTTGTCATCCCGCAAAGGGTGTAACCGTTGTCATAGGTCTTCACCATCGAATACGCCTCATCATCAGCCCATCCGATGGAAATCTTCGCCCAGACCGGTGCACCTTGCGGGTCGGTCTTGATAACCAGCACATTACTGGCATTTGGTGTCCCTGGACCGTAACTCTTAGTCCAGCCTGCAATACAGAAACCGCTGTCTGCCGCCTCAACGAGTGCATGCGCCTGTTCATCCAAACTGTCGCCATAAAGACGCACCGGCAACGGCTGCGCCTGCACTGTCACGGCGGCTAATACCGCCAAAATCACCAAAACACCTTTCATCTGACCCTCCTTTTTACTATCTGCTGTTCTAATTCAGTTCCTGTTAACTACTTTTTTGTATGAGTCAGATTCAGCGTTGTCTTGCCATTCTCACTGCCGACAACAACAATCACCATCTCCTTCTCATCCGGACTGGCAAAAGCCATTGTTGTTGCCTCGGGGGTCTCGCTGGTCATTGACTTCTTCCAGGAACTGAGGGCGTTCTTATAGAACTCAATCACAGCTGCCTTCGGGTCGGTGGTTTCAAAACTGTAGTTGGTGCCCGTGCCCTCATCGGTGGAAATCTCCCACTTCGCCTTGGCAACCGCATTGGGATAGCGCAGGTTTGCCGGCAGGCTCGAGATGTCAACACTGCCGACATCAACCTTTGCCTTGCCCCCGCTTGCCGCCTGCACCGCCCTTTCGGCAATCTTCTCCCCTGCCCTTTCACCGCACTTCATACAACCACTGTTCAAACCAACTATTGCGGCGAAAACTACCACTCCTAACAAACTGACATACCGCATAAGATACCTCCTTTCTTATTGAATCAGGCTATACCCAAATTAAAAGAAGTCAAGCGAAATTTTAATTCGGCAGTTTGACCAACCGTTTACCGGTTGCAGTGGCACTCAACCTCGTTGCGATTTGCCCCGCAAACCGGACAGATTCCCTTGCAGTCATCACGGCATCTCGGCGCAATCGGTATTGCCAGATGGATCGCATCCCGGATGAGCTGACTCAGGTCAATGAAGTCGGCATCAATCGGCACCCGGTCAAGCTCCTCCGGCTCAAGCTCTTTAGCATAAACCAGCCGCTCCCTTTTCAGCATCGTAAACTCGGCAACCATCTCCTCGTCAAATATCCTTTCATAATCACGGGCGCAGATGGCGCACTTAAGCCTTGCCCGGAATGAAAGCCTTCCCCTCACCAGAAACCGCTGACCGCTCCTCGTGATGACCACCATAACCTTTATCCCGTCAATGAGCCCTTGGAATAATGGGTTCTCCTTGACCTCCTGCACCTCGCACCCAAAATCCCGTGCCTCACCCGAAAGCTCAAACCGGTTATCCCCTGGTTTCAGGCTGGCGAGGGGCACCAGCCCAAGCCTTCTCATCCCCGCCCCTCAGGACATTCGGCGATGAGCCGGCGGATGATGTCCTCAACCTTGACATTCTCCGCCTCGGCGGTGAAGTTGGCGATAATCCGGTGCCGCAAAACCGGCAATGCCACCGCCTTGACATCAGCAATCGTCGGCGTATACCTGCCCGCAAGGACTGCCCTGGTCTTTGCCCCCAAGACCAGATACTGCGATGCCCGCGGTCCTGCGCCCCAGCTCACCCAGTCATTGATAAACTTAGGCGCCTTGCTCCCGGGTCGGCTCATCCCCACCAGCCTGATGGTATAATCAATCACCTCATCGGCGACCGGCACCCGGCGCACCAGTTCCTGCAGAACTTTTATCTCCTCGGCGGAAAGCACCTTTGCCAAGTCCGGCACATAAGCCGAGGTTGTGCTCTTGACAATCTCCTTCTCCTCCTCCGCGCTCGGATAGTCAACAATCACCGAGAACATAAACCGGTCAAGTTGCGCCTCGGGCAGGGGATAGGTCCCCTCCAGTTCAATCGGGTTCTGGGTCGCCAGGACAAAGAAAGGTGCGGGCAACTCGTAGGTCTGGCCTGCCACCGTGACCCGGTACTCCTGCATCGCCTGCAAAAGCGCCGCCTGGGTCTTGGGTGGGGTTCTATTGATCTCATCTGCCAGGACAACATTGGCAAAGACCGGACCGGGCACAAACCGAAACCGCCTTCCCTTTGTCTCGGGGTCATCCTCAATTATCTCGGTGCCGGTGATGTCTGATGGCATCAAATCGGGCGTGAACTGAATCCGGTTAAAGGACAAATCCAAGACCTGTGCCAGGGTATTGACCAGAAGCGTCTTGGCAAGCCCGGGCACACCAATCAAAAGCGCATGCCCGTGTGCCAGAAGGCAGATAAGGACCTGCTCTAAAACCTCCTTCTGCCCGACGATGACCTTACCAACCTCAGCCTCAATCCGCTCCCTTGCCTCTGCCAGGCGTGCCACCGCCAGAACATCATCTCCTAAGACATCCCTGACCACAATGCGCCTTTCTTTTTCTCGGCAGAGGTAAATAACCCTCTACCTTAAACTATTTCTTCCCTTCCCTTTCCAGAAGTTTCTTCAAGACCAAAGGCAGGGTGGTGTATTCCATCTCCCTCAAACCCAACCGGTGCGGCTCAAAAGGTCCGTGCCGGCGCATAAAATCGGCGATTATGTTCGCCTCCTGCCTTGCCCGATCAAAACCCGGGTCGGCAAACATATCCCGTGGTCCGATCAGCTTGCCATTGCTCAACTGAAACCCGAGGGCAATCACCCTTGGCGGTCCATCAAACCTTGATGGTGTTGCCTCCGCTTGCGCCACCGGCATCAAAGGACCGTAGTGCGAACCCCGCATCCAGCCGGAAACCATATGCGGAAAGACAAAAGCCTCCAAAACCTCACCAACCGCCGGAAAGCCGGACTGGCACCTAACCATCATCACCGGGTCATCCTTGCCCACATACCTGCCCGCAATCAAAGCCAGCTTCTGGGTTGAACTGGTAGCGGCAATCTCGCCGTTCTTCTTAAACACATTCTTAATCACATAGTTCTCCGGCGAGCCAATCAAAACGAGCAAATCGTACATCTCCTCAGGACAGGAAAGAACGATATCCCTGCCCTCAAAAACATCGTGCACCTCAAACCTGAACCCGTCGTGCATTGAAGGGTCAATCACCAAGCCAATCGTATTGAACGGGTCCGCAAAAATCTTAAACAGCGGCAGGTTCCAGGCACCGGGCGCACACTTGTCCCCGCAGAAAACCAGAACCGGCTCTGACTGGCGCTCAACAAAACTCATCTCCGCCACACCCGGACCCATTCCCTTGACATTACCGGAAAAGGCATCTGCAAGCATATCCTGCCCCGCGCCATAGAGCTTCAGCTCTCTCGCAAGCGAGGTGCACTCCATAAATGTATCCCAGGCAAGTTTGTGAATTTTCTCACTATCCTTGCCCTGGTGATGGGTCATAATCAACTCCAAATCATCCCCGCAACTGGTAACATAAAAATCAACCAAAAGCCCGCTCTGCTGCGCCTTAGCAAGACTTTCCTGGGCACGCTTGATAATCTCGGGATGGCTTGCCGAATGACCGACATAGCCGCCGATATCAGCCTTGATAACCGAGAGCGTTATCATTGACTGGGAATCTGATTTACTCATATCTGCCATTCCTCCTTTGGGTTTAAGTTTTTAATTATACCCACCAATCTCCTCAGGTCAAGAAATGGAGAACTCACCCAAAAACAACTCTCAATCCGACCTCAACCGCAACCTAAAAAATCACCATCCCCTCTCCCCCTGACTCCAAACTCATCATCACCATCATCGCCCCCGAAAATACCACCAGAAAGCCAACGCCCAATATC
This genomic interval carries:
- a CDS encoding DUF177 domain-containing protein, which codes for MRRLGLVPLASLKPGDNRFELSGEARDFGCEVQEVKENPLFQGLIDGIKVMVVITRSGQRFLVRGRLSFRARLKCAICARDYERIFDEEMVAEFTMLKRERLVYAKELEPEELDRVPIDADFIDLSQLIRDAIHLAIPIAPRCRDDCKGICPVCGANRNEVECHCNR
- a CDS encoding MoxR family ATPase; this encodes MVRDVLGDDVLAVARLAEARERIEAEVGKVIVGQKEVLEQVLICLLAHGHALLIGVPGLAKTLLVNTLAQVLDLSFNRIQFTPDLMPSDITGTEIIEDDPETKGRRFRFVPGPVFANVVLADEINRTPPKTQAALLQAMQEYRVTVAGQTYELPAPFFVLATQNPIELEGTYPLPEAQLDRFMFSVIVDYPSAEEEKEIVKSTTSAYVPDLAKVLSAEEIKVLQELVRRVPVADEVIDYTIRLVGMSRPGSKAPKFINDWVSWGAGPRASQYLVLGAKTRAVLAGRYTPTIADVKAVALPVLRHRIIANFTAEAENVKVEDIIRRLIAECPEGRG
- the fbp gene encoding fructose-1,6-bisphosphate aldolase/phosphatase, giving the protein MSKSDSQSMITLSVIKADIGGYVGHSASHPEIIKRAQESLAKAQQSGLLVDFYVTSCGDDLELIMTHHQGKDSEKIHKLAWDTFMECTSLARELKLYGAGQDMLADAFSGNVKGMGPGVAEMSFVERQSEPVLVFCGDKCAPGAWNLPLFKIFADPFNTIGLVIDPSMHDGFRFEVHDVFEGRDIVLSCPEEMYDLLVLIGSPENYVIKNVFKKNGEIAATSSTQKLALIAGRYVGKDDPVMMVRCQSGFPAVGEVLEAFVFPHMVSGWMRGSHYGPLMPVAQAEATPSRFDGPPRVIALGFQLSNGKLIGPRDMFADPGFDRARQEANIIADFMRRHGPFEPHRLGLREMEYTTLPLVLKKLLEREGKK